Proteins from one Thermobifida alba genomic window:
- a CDS encoding MgtC/SapB family protein translates to MGARTAMATNLTDFAAQSWPQALALLSALVLCSLIGLEREWRNKNAGLRTHTLVGLGSALFMLVGKYGFGDVLAGDLVMLDPSRVAGQIVSGIGFIGAGLIFVRRDMVRGLTTAAAVWVSCAVGMACGAGLWLLGVWVTAGYFLVMFAYPPLLRLLTRSQPTTALLRVNYDDGRGVLRTILALAVDHGFAVHDVHTQRRTERDGAATVDLDLRLAGRTATGVLAAALSETDGVRQVRVLQPVEGD, encoded by the coding sequence ATGGGCGCGAGGACGGCCATGGCCACCAACCTCACCGATTTCGCGGCGCAGAGTTGGCCGCAGGCGCTGGCGCTGCTCAGCGCGCTCGTGCTGTGCTCCCTGATCGGCTTGGAACGGGAGTGGCGCAACAAGAACGCCGGGCTGCGCACCCACACCCTGGTCGGGTTGGGGTCCGCGCTGTTCATGCTGGTCGGCAAGTACGGCTTCGGGGACGTGCTCGCCGGCGACCTGGTGATGCTGGACCCCTCCCGGGTCGCCGGGCAGATCGTGTCGGGCATCGGCTTCATCGGCGCCGGGCTGATCTTCGTCCGCCGCGACATGGTGCGCGGGCTGACCACCGCCGCGGCCGTGTGGGTGTCCTGCGCGGTCGGCATGGCCTGCGGCGCGGGGCTGTGGCTGCTGGGCGTGTGGGTGACCGCCGGCTACTTCCTGGTGATGTTCGCCTACCCGCCGCTGCTGCGGCTGCTCACCCGCTCCCAGCCCACGACGGCCCTGCTGCGGGTCAACTACGACGACGGGCGCGGGGTGCTGCGGACGATCCTGGCCCTGGCCGTCGACCACGGTTTCGCGGTCCACGACGTGCACACCCAGCGCCGCACGGAACGGGACGGGGCGGCCACCGTCGACCTGGACCTGCGGTTGGCGGGCCGGACCGCCACCGGGGTCCTCGCCGCGGCGCTGTCGGAGACCGACGGGGTGCGCCAGGTGCGGGTGCTCCAGCCCGTCGAGGGCGACTGA
- a CDS encoding protein kinase domain-containing protein has protein sequence MAQRVLDGRYRLVERLGSGGMGEVWRGHDERLDRPVAVKLVHPEAISDDGTVARFRREARVTARLAGHPNIVILYDYGADGQTVYAVMELVAGRPLNVLLRERGRLPVALAARWGAQVCAGLAAAHAAGVVHRDVKPGNLMVVDAAAADGGTVKVLDFGIAGFHEAALQSRRLTRTGDLFGTPLYMSPEQIQMLSVGAASDLYSFGAVLFQMLTGRPPFQAPDPMPVLRMHLTEPPPDLAGLRPDVPADLAELVAALLAKDPAERPESALWVRDRLLSLRLDGSGARSAPTVPPTAPPPPAAGAAPAPTVAPERRRSLERSLEEAERLADGGAAAEAARLLGGLLGELAEVYGADHPETLRARRRHAQLTGKAGEYARAAELLGALVADLDRHYGRGHPETQTARHYLAVNTGRAGRRAEAAALRRELLDDLVAAYGPDATRVLDNRLFLAVDVGESGQYARAAELLGALVSDLERLLGADASRTLEARHYLAAYTGLAGDPAGAVRLYRALLDDHVRRHGPDHPATARTRQRLSRWLRPGH, from the coding sequence GTGGCACAGCGTGTACTGGACGGCCGCTACCGCCTGGTCGAACGACTGGGTTCCGGAGGCATGGGGGAGGTCTGGCGTGGTCACGACGAGCGGCTGGACCGCCCCGTGGCGGTCAAGCTGGTTCACCCCGAGGCGATCTCGGACGACGGGACGGTAGCACGGTTCCGCCGGGAGGCCCGGGTGACCGCGCGGCTGGCCGGGCACCCCAACATCGTCATCCTCTACGACTACGGCGCCGACGGGCAGACCGTCTACGCGGTCATGGAACTGGTCGCGGGCCGCCCCCTCAACGTGCTGCTGCGGGAGCGGGGGCGGCTGCCGGTCGCGCTGGCCGCGCGCTGGGGCGCCCAGGTGTGCGCGGGCCTGGCCGCCGCGCACGCGGCGGGGGTGGTGCACCGCGACGTCAAACCCGGCAACCTCATGGTCGTGGACGCCGCCGCGGCCGACGGCGGCACGGTGAAGGTGCTGGACTTCGGCATCGCCGGGTTCCACGAGGCCGCGTTGCAGAGCCGTCGGCTGACCCGCACCGGCGACCTGTTCGGCACGCCGCTGTACATGTCCCCCGAGCAGATCCAGATGCTGTCCGTGGGGGCGGCCAGCGACCTGTACTCCTTCGGCGCGGTGCTGTTCCAGATGCTGACCGGGCGGCCCCCGTTCCAGGCCCCCGACCCGATGCCGGTGCTGCGCATGCACCTGACCGAGCCCCCGCCCGACCTCGCCGGGCTGCGTCCGGACGTGCCCGCGGACCTCGCCGAACTGGTGGCCGCGCTGCTGGCCAAGGACCCCGCCGAGCGGCCGGAGAGCGCCCTGTGGGTCCGCGACCGGCTGCTGTCGCTGCGCCTGGACGGCTCCGGCGCCCGGTCCGCGCCGACGGTCCCGCCGACCGCTCCCCCGCCGCCGGCGGCGGGCGCCGCCCCGGCTCCGACGGTCGCTCCGGAGCGGCGGCGGTCCCTGGAGCGGTCGCTGGAGGAGGCCGAACGCCTCGCCGACGGCGGTGCGGCGGCCGAGGCGGCGCGGCTGCTGGGCGGTCTGCTGGGCGAACTGGCCGAGGTCTACGGCGCCGACCATCCCGAGACGCTGCGGGCCCGCCGCCGCCACGCCCAGCTCACCGGCAAGGCCGGCGAGTACGCGCGGGCCGCGGAACTGCTGGGCGCCCTCGTCGCCGACCTGGACCGCCACTACGGCCGCGGCCACCCGGAGACGCAGACCGCCCGCCACTACCTGGCCGTCAACACCGGCCGGGCGGGGCGGCGCGCCGAGGCCGCAGCCCTGCGCCGGGAACTGCTGGACGACCTGGTGGCCGCGTACGGGCCGGACGCCACGCGGGTGCTCGACAACCGGCTGTTCCTCGCCGTGGACGTCGGCGAGTCGGGCCAGTACGCGCGGGCGGCGGAGCTGCTGGGCGCCCTCGTCTCCGACCTGGAGCGGCTGCTGGGCGCGGACGCCTCCCGCACCCTGGAGGCCCGCCACTACCTGGCCGCCTACACCGGGCTGGCGGGCGATCCGGCCGGGGCGGTGCGGCTGTACCGGGCGCTGCTCGACGACCACGTGCGCCGCCACGGCCCGGACCACCCGGCGACGGCGCGGACCCGGCAGCGGCTGTCCCGCTGGCTGCGTCCGGGGCACTGA
- a CDS encoding protein kinase domain-containing protein codes for MSSTLYVGPDSQPDKYRLVRSVGRGGEATLYLAEVTLAGQTEPVVVKVLDADAAASPEQFAELSRRWSEQAELLRFITRLGVVGVREHFEGAPEHRAGTAAEATGRALYLVMNHVEGVDLRDWRAEHAVEGLRGQRTALGYLEQVAEVLDVLHSGRATPSKRPVVHGDLSPGNIMVNEDGQAVLVDFGLSRIAARHLTSRPWFTPGYAAPEIFNGEYSPAGDRYAFGAVAYFVLSGEEPPPSPEQLRDAFVNLPVMAAAGPDQRERVAAMFAADPDARPTALDWIRTVRSVSTSAPWSAPVTEPGLPRPTPAAPPGPAAPPPSGPRVSGPPPQSGPDHPAPGGPAAAEGAGAPRPSVPQQGGPATPQEPAVPRQPDAPFGGLGPQRPVGGLRGMPAPATQPTTPLPRSAPPVSGPPAGPPPQPAAHGAGGDPGKPAKRRSRKPLVIGVAALMVLAMAGGSAATFYAMNWWNQINTAAEEPAPGPRTGEAEPEQAADEPDAQPASEEVGADRPDRPASGEQYLAALEHIDEYGVEPANVKVNTVTYPRALASSLDCYSDEEWIEYDLNRSWTTFETVVGLEDTSESGATVTFSVIVDGDEVATETVGLGTERELSVDVTGGLRLRLQVEPGPDCGDAYAVWGDPRILS; via the coding sequence GTGAGTTCTACGTTGTACGTCGGCCCGGACTCCCAACCGGACAAGTACCGTCTGGTGCGGTCGGTGGGACGGGGCGGTGAGGCCACCCTCTACCTCGCCGAGGTGACTCTGGCGGGCCAGACCGAGCCGGTGGTCGTCAAGGTCCTCGACGCGGACGCGGCCGCCTCCCCCGAGCAGTTCGCCGAACTCAGCAGGCGCTGGAGCGAGCAGGCCGAACTGCTGCGGTTCATCACCCGGCTGGGCGTGGTCGGGGTGCGCGAGCACTTCGAGGGCGCCCCCGAGCACCGCGCGGGCACAGCCGCCGAGGCCACCGGCCGGGCCCTGTACCTGGTGATGAACCACGTCGAGGGCGTGGACCTGCGCGACTGGCGGGCCGAGCACGCCGTGGAGGGCCTGCGGGGGCAGCGGACGGCGCTGGGCTACCTGGAGCAGGTCGCCGAGGTCCTCGACGTGCTGCACTCCGGCCGGGCCACCCCCTCCAAACGCCCGGTGGTGCACGGCGACCTGTCCCCCGGCAACATCATGGTCAACGAGGACGGCCAGGCCGTCCTGGTGGACTTCGGACTGAGCCGCATCGCCGCCCGGCACCTGACCTCGCGGCCGTGGTTCACCCCCGGCTACGCCGCCCCCGAGATCTTCAACGGCGAGTACTCCCCGGCCGGCGACCGCTACGCCTTCGGCGCCGTCGCCTACTTCGTGCTGTCGGGCGAGGAGCCGCCGCCCTCCCCCGAACAGCTGCGCGACGCCTTCGTGAACCTGCCGGTCATGGCCGCGGCAGGCCCCGACCAGCGGGAGCGGGTCGCCGCGATGTTCGCCGCCGACCCGGACGCCCGACCCACGGCGCTCGACTGGATCAGGACGGTCCGCTCGGTCAGCACCTCGGCGCCGTGGAGCGCCCCGGTGACCGAGCCGGGCCTGCCGCGGCCCACGCCGGCCGCGCCGCCCGGTCCCGCGGCGCCGCCCCCGAGCGGCCCCCGGGTGAGCGGTCCGCCGCCGCAGAGCGGACCGGACCACCCCGCCCCGGGCGGCCCCGCGGCCGCCGAGGGGGCCGGCGCGCCCCGCCCCTCCGTGCCGCAGCAGGGGGGACCCGCCACCCCGCAGGAGCCCGCCGTCCCGCGGCAGCCGGACGCCCCGTTCGGCGGTCTTGGCCCGCAGCGCCCGGTCGGCGGACTGCGCGGCATGCCCGCCCCCGCGACGCAGCCGACCACCCCGCTCCCGCGGAGCGCGCCCCCCGTGTCGGGGCCGCCCGCCGGCCCGCCGCCGCAGCCGGCCGCCCACGGGGCGGGCGGCGACCCCGGCAAGCCCGCCAAACGCAGGTCGCGCAAACCGCTGGTGATCGGCGTGGCCGCCCTGATGGTGCTGGCGATGGCCGGCGGGTCGGCCGCCACCTTCTACGCCATGAACTGGTGGAACCAGATCAACACGGCGGCCGAGGAGCCGGCCCCCGGCCCGCGGACCGGCGAGGCCGAACCGGAGCAGGCGGCGGACGAGCCCGACGCGCAGCCCGCGTCCGAGGAGGTCGGCGCCGACCGGCCGGACCGCCCCGCCAGTGGCGAGCAGTACCTGGCCGCCCTGGAGCACATCGACGAGTACGGCGTGGAACCGGCCAACGTGAAGGTCAACACCGTCACCTACCCGCGGGCGCTGGCCAGCTCCCTGGACTGCTACTCCGACGAGGAGTGGATCGAGTACGACCTCAACCGCTCCTGGACCACCTTCGAAACCGTCGTCGGCCTGGAGGACACCTCCGAGTCCGGGGCCACCGTCACCTTCAGCGTGATCGTGGACGGCGACGAGGTGGCCACCGAGACCGTCGGCCTGGGCACGGAGCGGGAGCTCAGCGTCGACGTCACCGGCGGGCTGCGGCTGCGCCTGCAGGTCGAGCCGGGACCCGACTGCGGTGACGCCTACGCGGTGTGGGGCGACCCCCGGATCCTCAGCTAG
- a CDS encoding pentapeptide repeat-containing protein — protein sequence MSQKPSSAALRADCSRCFALCCVALPFAASADFAVDKPAGRPCHHLLGDFSCGIHARLREEGFAGCAVFDCFGAGQQVAQTTFGGRDWRRFPELARPMFAVFPVMRHLHELLWYLTEAAALPRARPVHGALRRRRDAVEQLTRADAETLSAVDVAALRDEVNPLLLRASELARAAAPGRRQNLRGADLAGADLRGADLRGASLRGALLVAADLSGADLRLADLTGADLRGADLCGADLGDALFLTRSQLASAVGDTSTRLPAHLERPPHWRPRR from the coding sequence TTGTCCCAGAAACCTTCCTCCGCCGCCCTGCGCGCCGACTGCTCCCGCTGCTTCGCGCTGTGCTGCGTCGCCCTGCCCTTCGCCGCCTCGGCGGACTTCGCGGTGGACAAGCCCGCGGGCAGGCCGTGCCACCACCTCCTCGGCGACTTCTCCTGCGGCATCCACGCGCGGCTGCGCGAGGAGGGGTTCGCCGGCTGCGCGGTCTTCGACTGCTTCGGCGCGGGGCAGCAGGTCGCCCAGACCACCTTCGGCGGGCGGGACTGGCGGCGCTTCCCCGAGCTCGCCCGGCCCATGTTCGCGGTCTTCCCCGTCATGCGGCACCTGCACGAACTGCTGTGGTACCTGACCGAGGCGGCGGCCCTGCCCCGGGCCCGCCCCGTCCACGGCGCGCTGCGCCGCCGCCGAGACGCAGTCGAACAGCTCACCCGCGCCGACGCCGAGACGCTGTCGGCGGTGGACGTGGCGGCCCTGCGCGACGAGGTCAACCCGCTGCTGCTGCGGGCCAGCGAGCTGGCCCGGGCCGCCGCCCCGGGCAGGCGGCAGAACCTGCGGGGAGCCGACCTGGCGGGCGCGGACCTGCGCGGCGCCGACCTGCGGGGCGCCAGTCTGCGGGGGGCGCTGCTCGTCGCGGCCGACCTGAGCGGCGCCGACCTGCGCCTGGCCGACCTGACCGGCGCGGACCTGCGCGGGGCCGACCTGTGCGGGGCCGACCTCGGCGACGCGCTCTTCCTCACCCGGTCCCAGCTCGCCTCGGCCGTCGGCGACACCTCCACCCGGCTGCCCGCCCACCTGGAGCGGCCCCCGCACTGGAGGCCGCGCCGCTGA
- a CDS encoding VOC family protein, producing the protein MRSIIRAVTFDCADPYALAEFWAGALGAAIAPGSRPGDPEVSVDTPDGQPRLLFQRVPENKVAKNRVHLDLTGAGTDRDREVERLVGLGATFVSDLRGADGKGGVVLADPEGNEFCVVSG; encoded by the coding sequence ATGCGATCGATCATCCGGGCGGTCACCTTCGACTGCGCCGACCCCTACGCCCTGGCCGAGTTCTGGGCGGGGGCCCTCGGCGCCGCCATCGCCCCCGGCAGCAGGCCCGGCGACCCCGAGGTCTCCGTCGACACCCCCGACGGCCAGCCGCGGCTGCTGTTCCAGCGGGTGCCGGAGAACAAGGTGGCCAAGAACCGGGTCCACCTGGACCTGACAGGGGCGGGCACCGACCGCGACAGGGAGGTGGAGCGGCTGGTCGGCCTGGGCGCGACCTTCGTCTCCGACCTCCGCGGGGCCGACGGGAAGGGGGGCGTGGTGCTCGCCGACCCCGAGGGCAACGAGTTCTGCGTGGTGTCCGGGTGA
- a CDS encoding MFS transporter — MYALLFADTGLTGAQLSSLFALWSLTAFALEVPSGLLADRFSRRLLVAAAPLCAGAAFALWTFLPAYPAFAVGFVLWGAGGALASGALEALVYEGLAAAGAAHRYPRLIGRSRALGTVAVLAAGVLAGPVLAVGGYPAVGWASVAVSLLAAAAGWTLPEAPRGRAAGQGPRPGVLRGALAEVRRSPALLGVLALLSALTVVDALEEYLPLLARATGVSDTTVPLLVVLVTAGTAAGQWCAGRGMRWAGPVLGAGVVLLAFGALSGHPAGLLGVAAGFGVFAWAGVAVEARLQERVGDRARATVTSLAGVGEEVVALLVYAAYGAGAAWAGPGPLFAVLALPGLVVGVLLWRAR; from the coding sequence GTGTACGCGCTGCTGTTCGCCGACACCGGACTGACCGGCGCGCAGCTCTCCTCGCTGTTCGCCCTGTGGTCGCTGACCGCGTTCGCCCTCGAAGTCCCCTCGGGCCTGCTCGCCGACCGCTTCTCCCGCCGCCTGCTGGTGGCCGCCGCGCCCCTGTGCGCCGGCGCGGCCTTCGCGCTGTGGACCTTCCTGCCCGCCTACCCGGCCTTCGCCGTCGGCTTCGTGCTGTGGGGCGCGGGCGGCGCGCTGGCGTCCGGGGCGTTGGAGGCGCTCGTCTACGAGGGGCTGGCCGCCGCGGGCGCGGCACACCGCTACCCGCGCCTGATCGGCCGCTCCCGGGCGCTGGGCACCGTGGCGGTGCTGGCCGCGGGCGTGCTCGCCGGTCCGGTGCTGGCCGTGGGCGGCTACCCCGCGGTGGGGTGGGCCAGCGTCGCGGTGAGCCTGCTCGCCGCGGCCGCGGGGTGGACGCTGCCCGAGGCTCCGCGGGGCCGCGCCGCCGGGCAGGGGCCGCGGCCGGGCGTGCTGCGCGGTGCGCTGGCCGAGGTGCGGCGCTCACCCGCGCTGCTGGGGGTGCTGGCACTGCTGTCGGCGCTCACGGTGGTCGACGCGCTGGAGGAGTACCTGCCCCTGCTGGCGCGTGCCACGGGCGTCTCCGACACCACCGTTCCGCTGCTGGTGGTGCTGGTCACCGCGGGGACCGCGGCGGGCCAGTGGTGTGCGGGGCGCGGCATGAGGTGGGCGGGCCCCGTGCTGGGCGCGGGCGTGGTGCTGCTGGCGTTCGGCGCGCTCAGCGGCCACCCGGCGGGCCTGCTGGGGGTGGCCGCCGGGTTCGGGGTCTTCGCGTGGGCGGGCGTGGCCGTGGAGGCGCGGTTGCAGGAGCGGGTCGGCGACCGGGCGCGGGCCACGGTCACCTCGCTGGCCGGAGTCGGTGAGGAGGTGGTGGCACTGCTGGTCTACGCCGCCTACGGGGCGGGGGCGGCGTGGGCGGGGCCCGGTCCGCTGTTCGCGGTGCTGGCCCTGCCCGGCCTGGTGGTGGGGGTGCTGCTGTGGCGGGCCCGGTGA
- a CDS encoding NACHT domain-containing protein: MAKKTLSYADALRILGGDDPTLLGFGEAVVTGTLGALGVPDVLGLQSQVVRYGQAAVTGIREKITGVSRWDRTERVAAADLVLRITALFEALDEALDRPGCPLALRDLRITREEQYALFGDVLRAPEQDAPTLPPAADGGEHAPPYRAATAALLRFLQGLEAWEGLDEAGRARVAAALDEVPALARRRHVESYRKLAADVPEFGVWANLAAHEDTRARVAEVRVGLTEIADLLGQLTAPGARRRLTELERLYQSVLEEPLLATGEAPDGVVLPLVRDAYVDLGGRLRFTDADAAPSADPWWDGAARHDDLQPLLVSLLTQRECHFRPIVLLGHPGAGKSQLTRMLAARLPFGDFLPLRVELRSVPADAPIHAQLDEGLSATLHTRVSWRDLADAAEGALPVVILDGFDELLQATGVHRSDYLEQVQRFQEHQAALGRPVAVVVTSRTVVADRVRFPPGTPVIRLEPFTDARVTRMLAVWNRANAAALAARGLRPLPEETLLRYRELAEQPLLLLMLLVFDADGNRLQRDAAALGRAELYERLLTAFAEREVRKHRPRLGGAELARAVEEELRRLEVVAVAMFVRHQQWVGAEQLEADLAVLFPDAAVDAGEAGLGGRISAAHQVLGRFFFVHEARAVQQGQTRSVYEFLHATFGEYLVARTVVGELADLVADRAHAARRRTPVPVDTGRFHALTSFAALAGRAAAVEFAAELLAARTRDARDRAEYRSLLVEMFRAALYPRAGATVDYRPYEATVTRRLAAHTANLVTLLVLVADEVGLDELFPDSGQPWLPWREVAGTWRALSGDEWFGFMDTVRLRHLGHWEEDGTPRALLVRERREPVNVGECVGFELRVNAAGRLDITDPYTVTVDYDGTTSRLLRSLGLRMQGWTARLVLMLGPYLKYASADLGTWISEPDLASALSTRRAGEPLPVLSWSEISDVLELRLGPPGDEENQRNRGNRYARLLRGRQLGRLELAVLRQAAEELSARRTQTSAPAAVGAHTALRSVILSYLERIDSVVTGPRLASRFVRPVLDALRPHFEGSELSETFDRNCDRILALAAANDALDSPDGPADTPVHLPEDGRGGASGHSG, translated from the coding sequence GTGGCGAAGAAGACCCTCTCCTACGCCGACGCCCTGCGGATCCTCGGCGGCGACGACCCGACCCTACTCGGGTTCGGTGAGGCCGTGGTCACAGGCACTCTCGGCGCGTTGGGGGTTCCCGACGTGCTGGGACTGCAGTCGCAGGTGGTGCGGTACGGGCAGGCCGCGGTCACCGGCATCCGGGAGAAGATCACCGGGGTGAGCCGCTGGGACCGCACCGAACGGGTCGCCGCCGCCGACCTGGTCCTGCGGATCACCGCGCTGTTCGAGGCCCTGGACGAGGCGCTGGACCGGCCCGGCTGCCCGCTGGCCCTGCGCGACCTGCGCATCACCCGGGAGGAGCAGTACGCGCTGTTCGGCGACGTGCTGCGCGCCCCCGAACAGGACGCCCCGACCCTGCCGCCGGCCGCGGACGGCGGCGAGCACGCGCCGCCCTACCGGGCCGCGACCGCCGCCCTGCTCCGGTTCCTGCAGGGCCTGGAGGCGTGGGAGGGGCTCGACGAGGCCGGTCGGGCCCGGGTCGCCGCGGCCCTGGACGAGGTGCCCGCACTGGCCCGCCGCCGCCACGTCGAGTCGTACCGAAAACTCGCCGCCGACGTTCCGGAATTCGGGGTGTGGGCGAACCTGGCCGCGCACGAGGACACCCGCGCACGGGTCGCGGAGGTCCGCGTCGGCCTGACCGAGATCGCCGACCTGCTGGGGCAGCTGACCGCCCCGGGCGCGCGGCGCAGGCTCACCGAACTGGAACGGCTCTACCAGTCGGTGCTGGAGGAGCCGCTGCTCGCCACCGGCGAGGCCCCCGACGGGGTGGTGCTGCCCTTGGTGCGCGACGCCTACGTGGACCTGGGCGGCCGGCTGCGGTTCACCGACGCCGACGCCGCCCCCTCCGCGGACCCGTGGTGGGACGGCGCCGCCCGCCACGACGACCTGCAGCCGCTGCTGGTGTCGCTGCTCACCCAGCGCGAGTGCCACTTCCGGCCGATCGTGCTGCTCGGCCACCCCGGTGCGGGCAAGTCGCAGCTCACCCGGATGCTGGCGGCGCGGCTGCCGTTCGGCGACTTCCTGCCGCTGCGCGTGGAGCTGCGGTCGGTGCCGGCCGACGCGCCGATCCACGCGCAGCTCGACGAGGGGCTCTCCGCGACTCTGCACACCCGCGTGTCCTGGCGGGACCTGGCCGACGCGGCCGAGGGCGCGCTGCCCGTGGTGATCCTCGACGGCTTCGACGAACTGCTCCAGGCCACCGGGGTGCACCGGTCCGACTACCTGGAGCAGGTGCAGCGGTTCCAGGAGCACCAGGCCGCCCTGGGCCGCCCGGTGGCGGTGGTCGTCACCAGCCGCACCGTGGTCGCCGACCGCGTCCGCTTCCCGCCGGGCACGCCGGTGATCCGGTTGGAGCCGTTCACCGACGCCCGGGTCACCCGCATGCTGGCGGTCTGGAACAGGGCCAACGCCGCAGCGCTGGCCGCGCGGGGGCTGCGCCCGCTGCCGGAGGAGACGCTGCTGCGCTACCGGGAGCTGGCCGAGCAGCCGCTGCTGCTGCTCATGCTGCTGGTGTTCGACGCCGACGGCAACCGGCTGCAGCGGGACGCCGCCGCGCTGGGCCGCGCCGAGCTGTACGAGCGGCTGCTGACCGCGTTCGCCGAACGGGAGGTGCGCAAGCACCGCCCCCGGCTGGGCGGGGCGGAGCTGGCGCGGGCTGTGGAGGAGGAGCTGCGCCGCCTGGAGGTGGTGGCCGTGGCCATGTTCGTCCGCCACCAGCAGTGGGTGGGCGCCGAGCAGCTGGAGGCCGACCTGGCGGTGCTGTTCCCCGACGCCGCGGTGGACGCGGGCGAGGCCGGGCTGGGCGGCCGGATCAGCGCCGCCCACCAGGTGCTGGGCCGGTTCTTCTTCGTGCACGAGGCCCGCGCCGTGCAGCAGGGGCAGACCCGCAGCGTCTACGAGTTCCTGCACGCCACCTTCGGGGAGTACCTGGTGGCGCGCACGGTCGTGGGCGAGCTCGCCGACCTGGTCGCCGACCGCGCGCACGCCGCGCGCAGGCGCACCCCCGTCCCCGTGGACACCGGCCGGTTCCACGCGCTGACCTCGTTCGCCGCGCTCGCGGGGCGTGCCGCTGCGGTGGAGTTCGCCGCCGAACTGCTCGCCGCACGCACCCGGGACGCGCGCGACCGCGCGGAGTACCGGTCGCTGCTGGTGGAGATGTTCCGGGCCGCGCTGTACCCGCGCGCCGGGGCGACGGTGGACTACCGGCCCTACGAGGCGACCGTCACGCGCCGCCTGGCCGCGCACACCGCCAACCTGGTGACCCTGCTGGTGCTGGTGGCCGACGAGGTCGGCCTGGACGAGCTGTTCCCGGACTCCGGGCAGCCGTGGCTGCCGTGGCGCGAGGTGGCCGGGACGTGGCGGGCGCTGTCCGGCGACGAGTGGTTCGGCTTCATGGACACGGTGCGGCTGCGCCACCTGGGGCACTGGGAGGAGGACGGCACACCGCGCGCGCTGCTGGTCCGGGAGCGCCGCGAGCCGGTCAACGTCGGCGAGTGCGTGGGCTTCGAGCTGCGCGTCAACGCCGCGGGACGGCTGGACATCACCGACCCGTACACCGTCACCGTGGACTACGACGGCACCACCTCGCGGCTGCTGCGCTCCCTGGGCCTGCGGATGCAGGGGTGGACGGCGCGGCTGGTGCTCATGCTCGGTCCGTACCTGAAGTACGCCAGCGCGGACCTGGGAACGTGGATCTCCGAGCCCGACCTTGCCTCGGCTCTGTCCACACGGCGCGCCGGAGAGCCGCTGCCGGTTCTCTCCTGGTCGGAGATCAGCGACGTCCTGGAGCTGCGGCTGGGACCGCCCGGCGACGAGGAAAACCAACGCAACCGGGGCAACCGGTATGCCAGACTCCTGCGAGGCCGCCAGTTGGGCCGTCTGGAGTTGGCCGTGCTGCGCCAGGCCGCCGAAGAGCTCTCCGCTCGACGGACCCAGACTTCGGCCCCCGCTGCGGTCGGCGCACACACCGCGCTTCGCTCGGTGATCCTGAGTTACCTCGAAAGGATCGACTCCGTGGTCACCGGTCCCCGGCTGGCCTCCCGGTTCGTCCGGCCGGTCCTGGACGCGCTGCGGCCCCATTTCGAGGGTTCCGAGCTCTCCGAAACCTTCGACCGAAACTGCGACCGAATCCTGGCCCTCGCCGCCGCCAACGACGCCCTCGACTCCCCCGACGGCCCCGCCGACACCCCTGTCCACCTGCCCGAAGACGGGCGGGGCGGGGCCTCGGGCCACAGCGGGTGA
- a CDS encoding uracil-DNA glycosylase: MSRPLHEIMDSGWAEALAPVADRIAQMGDFLRQEVAEGRTYLPAGENVLRAFRQPFEEVRVLLVGQDPYPTPGHAVGLSFSVSPETRRLPGSLRNIFTEYTQDLGYPMPSSGDLTPWAERGVLLLNRVLTVAPRKAGSHRGKGWEEVTDQAIRALAARDKPLVAILWGRDARNLRPLMPHVPCVESTHPSPMSAHNGFFGSRPFSRANALLEKQGAEPMDWRLP, translated from the coding sequence ATGTCGAGACCGTTGCACGAGATCATGGACAGCGGCTGGGCCGAGGCGCTGGCGCCGGTGGCCGACCGCATCGCGCAGATGGGCGACTTCCTGCGGCAGGAGGTGGCCGAGGGCCGCACCTACCTGCCCGCCGGGGAGAACGTGCTGCGCGCCTTCCGGCAGCCCTTCGAGGAGGTGCGGGTGCTGCTGGTGGGGCAGGACCCCTACCCCACCCCGGGGCACGCCGTGGGGTTGAGCTTCTCGGTGTCGCCGGAGACCCGCCGCCTGCCGGGCAGCCTGCGCAACATCTTCACCGAGTACACCCAGGACCTGGGGTACCCGATGCCGTCCAGCGGGGACCTCACCCCGTGGGCCGAACGCGGGGTGCTGCTGCTCAACAGGGTGCTGACCGTCGCGCCGCGCAAGGCGGGGTCGCACCGCGGCAAGGGCTGGGAGGAGGTCACCGATCAGGCGATCCGCGCGCTGGCCGCCCGCGACAAGCCCCTGGTCGCGATCCTGTGGGGCCGCGACGCCCGCAACCTGCGCCCCCTCATGCCGCACGTGCCGTGCGTGGAGTCCACCCACCCCAGCCCGATGTCGGCGCACAACGGCTTCTTCGGCTCCCGCCCGTTCAGCCGCGCCAACGCCCTGCTGGAGAAGCAGGGCGCCGAACCGATGGACTGGCGCCTGCCGTAA